Sequence from the Nitrincola iocasae genome:
ATGCTTTCAGTCTGACGCATTCCCTACAAGCCGCCACTAACTCTCCCGAACAGGCTCTGGAGCTCTTAAAGAACTGGGTCAGTGAACTGGGTTTACAACATGCCGGAGTCATACTGACACTGGAACAGGAAGCATTTGAACTGATCCAGATGGATAAACCCGATGTGCCGGATGCCGACCTGAAAGCAGCCACCCATTGGAAGCTTCAGGAATACCTGGAATATCCGGTAACGGAAGCTATCAGTGATATTTTTGAAGTTCCCGAAGGTCGCCATGGCCACTCTAACCAACTCTTCGTTGCTGTCGCCCGGCGCAGCCTGTTAGAAAAGCGCATCAAACTCATCAGGGATGCCGGCCTCAAACCCACCTATATTGATATTGCTCAGTTGGCAATGCGCAACCTCATTGAGGGGCGCTTACAAACCAGCGACACAGTCGGCATTGTTCACTTTCACCCCAATGATAGCCGCCTGTATATCTGCCGCAACAGCCAGTTTTATATAACCCGGGTGATCAACCTGGGTCTGAACAGCCTGATAACTGATGATGAAATGCAGCAGTTACAGCTGGTTGATCAGTTCTCACTCGAAGTACAACGGACTATGGACTACTACGATAGCCACTTTGGCCAGTCACCTGTGCGGCAATTACACTTTGTTGATCGCAGCGGTCAGCTCAACTGGCTACCGGACGCCGTAACCAACATGCTGGGTATCAAAGCATCGCGAGTCGATATGCCTCAGAATACCAACCAGCAAAATCTGGTTCAGCCTGACCAAGCACCCTTGGCCTGGGGCGGACTCATCGGGAGATTGAACCGATGAGTCCGCGCCAGGAAGTCAACCTGTATCAGAGTGAGCTGCATGAAAAACGTGAGCAACTGACAGCCAGTCAGATGGCAAGCCTTGTCGGTATTGCACTGCTATCGATGCTGCTTTACAGCGGCTGGACAGCCTACTCTCTTAACAGCCTGAAGACGCATAACCAGCAGTTGACATCACAACTGAATCAACAACGTCAGACAGTGACCGCACTGGCATCAATGACTCGCCCCGAAGCCGACCCCAAATTGTTACAACACACGCGTCGGCTGGAAAACGAAATACGCCACTTGCGCGCTTTACGTGAAACGGCGTTGATACCACTGGATGCAATTGAACCAGAGCAGTACCTGCGCGGACTGGCCCGACAGAAACCCGATGGCCTCTGGATCACCGGCATTTACCTGGCAGAGCTGGGTCAGGATATCCTGTTGCAAGGACGGGTAATGAATGCTGAACTCCTGCCTGTTTATATTGATCTTCTCGGCATGGAACCGGCTTTTGCCGGTCTGGTATTTCACACCCTGGAGATCAACCAACCCACCGATGTCCCCAGCGCGGGTGATGCTAACGCGCTCACCTTCACACTGATAGCGGGATGCAAAGCACAGAGCTGCTCCCTGGAAAGTACCGAGGCCACACCATGAAAATCTGGGCAGGTTTTTCCCGACAGATCGAAAAGCGCTCGCTACGTGAACGCGGTATTATTCTGGTTGTAGCAATCCTGATCGTGTTGCTGCTGACGGATACCTTGCTTACCGACCCGGACCGCCGCCAAATTCAGCAGCAAGCACAGCAGCTTAGTCGCCAACAATCCGAACTGGCTACACTAAAGGTACAGGAAGCTGAATTACTTCAGAGCCTGTCGGCTGATCCCAACATTGCACTGCGTGAGCGAGCTACACACCTGGAGGCGGAAGTGCTGCATGCACGTGAAGCCCTTGACCAGGAGTTTGCCCGTTTCATTTCACCCGACCAAATGAACAGTGCACTCAGGGCGCTTGTTGGCGTTACCGAAGGCGTTAGCCTGCTCTCACTAAGGAGCCTTCCCACTGAAATCGTTTTTTCAGCACCTGAAACAGATCCTGACGGTACTGCAGAAGCCGATACAGATACAGAGCAAACCAGTATGCCGGCAGAGGTTGCCTCCGGCGTTTATCGGCGGGGTGTGGAACTGGAACTGACCGGCAACTACCATGGTTTAGTGCGCTACCTAGATATGCTCAGCGAACTGCCCTGGGTCATTAGCTGGGAACAGGTGCAAGTTCTCAGTGACAACTATCCAGACACACTGTTTCGCCTGCGGCTTTATACGCTGACTCTGGATGAGGGCTGGCTACGTGTGTAAACAAGCATTTTCCACTTATTTATTCGGGTTGTGTGTCTTTCTCGGCACGCCGTTGGCTGCACAGGACCGTGATTTAAATTTTGCTGACCCTTTGCGGCCATTCAGCCATGCACAAACCTTAACACCCGAACAAGAGGCCCAGGCACGCCTGCACTTGCAAGCCATCCTGACCGGTAATCGCGGGGCTTACGCTGTCATCAACAACCAGCCTGTTTCCGCAGGCGATGAAGTGGATGGTTACACCATATTACAAATTAGTGATGGTACCGTACTACTGGGCAAGGACAATGGTCAAAGGCTGGTGATGCAGCCACACACGCTGACATTTAACCCTGCCTCCGATATTGAACCCAGCCGGAGCGAACCATGACGGATCAGACCCATACCGGCACACAACCCGCTGCACCACGCCGCCAGAAAATCCGTTTGGGTGATCTGCTGGTAGAAAAGAAAGTCATCACTCCGGCACAACTGGATAAGGCCCTGGCAGAGCAGAAAAAAACCGGCACTCGGCTAGGGCGAATGCTGATCACTTTGGGCTTTATCAATGAACAGGGATTGATGGATTTTCTGGCAGAACAGCTAAAAATCCCCTATGTCGATCTGCGCCATTTTCAGCTACGTCCCGCTACGGTCAAACTGTTGCCGGAAACCCTGGCACGACGTTTTCGCGCCATAGTGCTGGAAGAAAAGCCCGATGGTCTGCTGGTAGGTCTGTCTGATCCGACCGACATTTTCATTCAGGACGAGATCAGTCGACTGCTGAAACGCCCGGTGTCTACGGCGATTGTCCGGGAAACAGATGTACTGAACGCCTTCGACTCCATGTATCGACGCACCGATGAAATCAGCTCTATTGCTGAAGAACTGGGTGAGGAACTGGCCGAAAGTGATTTTGACCTGGCACAACTGGCGCGCGGGGCCGATATTACTGATGCGCCCGTCGTGCGTCTGCTACAGTCATTGTTTGAAGATGCCATTCAGGTCAAAGCGTCAGATATCCATATTGAACCGGATGAAAACGTTCTACGCCTGCGCCAGCGTATCGATGGTGTGCTTCAAGAGCAGATCATGAAGGAGAAGCGTATCGCACCGGCGCTGGTTTCCCGTCTGAAGCTGATGGGCGGCCTGAATATCTCGGAAAAACGCATGCCCCAGGATGGACGCTTCAATATCCGTGTCAAAGACCGCGCCATCGATGTGCGCTTGTCCACCATGCCGACGATTTACGGCGAATCCGTGGTGATGCGTTTACTGGATCAGTCTCAGGGCGTGGTCAATCTGGATCACACCGGCATGCCTGCCGAGTTAGTGACCCGCTTCAAACGCGTTATCCACAAACCGCATGGCATGGTACTGGTCACCGGACCGACCGGTAGTGGTAAAACCACCACCCTGTATGCCGCGCTTGCCGAGCTTAACCGCGCTGAGCGCAAAATCATTACCATTGAAGACCCTGTTGAATACCGTATGCAGCGGATCAATCAGGTACAGGTTAATTTCAAAATAGGTCTGACCTTTGCCGGGGTATTGCGCACCGCCTTGCGCCAGGACCCGGATGTGATTCTGATCGGGGAGATGCGCGATCAGGAAACCGCTGAAATCGGGTTGCGTGCTGCCATGACCGGTCACCTTGTGCTGTCGACCCTGCACACCAATGATGCCGTCAGTACCGCCAACCGCCTGATTGATATGGGGGCAGCGGGTTATCTGGTCGCTACGTCCTTACAGGCGGTACTGGCACAGCGACTGATTCGTAAAGTCTGCGACAATTGTTCACAGCCTTATGAGCCCGATGCCAATGAACAAGCCTGGCTGAAGAGTAATCCCCAGTTGAAGTTCAAAGGCAGTGGCTACATCAAGGGCAAAGGCTGCATGCAGTGTAACAATACTGGTTACAAGGGCCGAGTGGGTATTTTCGAGTTTCTGGAAATTGACACACAACTGGCCGACGCCTTGCGCCGCAGTGACACCAGTGAATTTCACCATCTGGCACATTCACGTCCAGATTTCAAAACACTGGGTCAGAGTGCTCTGGATTTGGCTGCTGAAGGGGTCAGTACGCTGGAAGAAGTGATACGTGTAGCTGGCGAGTCAGTCATGCTGGAACCCGGGGGTGGAGAATAAACCATGGCTGTTTTCCAGTATCGTGCCAGGCGTGGCCAGGACCGGGTGACCGAAGGTCGGCTCACTGCCGATACGGCTGAAGCCGCTGCCAGTCAGTTACTGACTAGTGGCCTGATTCCGCTGGATATACGCCTGGCAACAACAGACTCAAGCGAATCCCTCAGTGATCAGTTGAACAAGCTGATGCCACCACGCAAGATCACACTGGATGAACTGATACTGTTCAGCCGCCAGATGTATAGCATCACCAAGGCCGGTGTGCCATTGATTCAGGGCCTAAGTCGCCTGTCTGAGTCCATGTCCAACCCACGGCTGGGCGAAATTCTGCGTGAAATCAGCCGCGACCTTGAAGGTGGTCGCGATGTAGCTGGCAGTTTTGGACGACACCGCAAAGTGTTCGGCACCTTGTATATCAGTTTGCTACAGGTAGGCGAAATGACCGGTCAGATGGACCGGGTGTTCCTGACTATGCATGACTACCTGTCGCGCGATAGAGACACAGCTAACAAGATCAAGTCTGCTACCCGTTACCCCATGTTTGTGATCATCGCCATCGCCATCGCCATCGGCGTCCTCACCACAGTAGTTATCCCGGCATTTGCGCAGGTATTTGACAGTGTCAAAATGGACTTGCCTCTCCCGACTATCATCATTCTTGCCGTATCAGGCTTTGCCACAAAATGGTGGCTGCAGATCCTGATGGCTATAGGCCTTGGTATTGTCGCCTTCCGCTACTGGAGTAACACAGAGCGTGGACGCTACCTGTGGGACAGAACCAAACTACAGTTTCCTAAAGTGGGCAATATTCTCCTGCGCGCCACCATTGCACGCTTTGTGCGGGCCTTTGGTGTAGCCTTGCAATCCGGGGTGCCGATTACTCAGGCACTGGCAGGTGTCGCTGCCACCACCGGCAATACTTATATCACCGAAAAAATTCTGTCGATGCAAAGTGGTATTGAGCGTGGCGATTCCATTTTACGCACAGCGGCATCCGCACAAATTTTTACACCGGTCGTATTGCAGATGGTGGCTGTCGGTGAAGAAACCGGACAACTCGATGCGATGATGCTGGAAGTGGCCGATTTTTATGATCGTGAGGTGGCGTATGACATTGATAATCTATCCAGCATTATCGAGCCCATTCTTACAGTCGCTGTCGGCATTATTGTATTGATACTGGCACTGGGGATCTTTCTGCCGATGTGGGATCTGACTCAGTTGGCCGGACGCTGAAACATGCGGCAGGAAAACCGTTATAGCAACGGCATCCGCTTGCTGGAGCTGGTTATTATAGTGATTCTGATAGGCATCCTGGCGACACTGGGAATCCACCGAATCAGCGCCATGCAAACAGAGGCACGTCAATTGTTAGTAGAAAATTTTGCTCAATCGTTGCAACTGGCCGGAACAATGACCTATATGCAGACGAGTGCTGTTGGCGAATTAGGGAATCCGGATTATCAATTGGTCAGCCAGGGGCTGGGTCAGGGAGATAGTATCCAGGTGAGCTATGGCTACCCTGCAATTGAAAATACCGACAATCTGATGCGCTTGTTTGATCAGCTGTCAGGGCGTTGGCATTTCTCAACTAATGGAGAGTGGCTAAATGCACGGGTGGATAATCTTTCCGACTGTGCCGTAGCCTATCGACCACCGCATCAACCTACAGAACAACCACAAGTTGTTAAACAAATACAGGGGTGCTGATAATTTTGAAATATATGATGTACGACATGCAAATTCATTCATTTGATGCTGTAAACTAATCGAAAATCGCTCAAGGAGTCATGGGATGAACCCAGTACCAGCAACAAAAAATCAAACAGGCTTTACTTTGATCGAGCTGGTCATAGTAATCCTGATTCTGGGGATACTGTCAGCATTTGCCATTCCCAAATTCATTTCATTACAGCGCGAAGCACGCGTTGCTGTGATTGACGGCACGACCAGTGCACTGCGCTCAGGTGCCAACATCGTCTTTGCCAAGTCGGCGGCTGGCGGCACGCATACCGCTGCAGCCGGATGTGTGGGCCTGGAGTCCGGCGATACGGCCAATACAACAGCCGGGTGCACCGGCGATGATATTATCCTGACCCGCTGGGGCTACCCACGTGCACAGGATTCAGAAATCACACCGTTATTTGACGACTTTTCTCCGCGTTTTTCCTTTAGTGGAGGCGGCACAGGTCCAGGCGCAACGGTACAAATTCAGTTGGATGGCATACCCAACTGCCGGATTGAATACAGCGCCCCGGATACGGCCGGTGGTCGGCCCGATATCAGTAAAAACACTGACGATTGTTAATTTACTTCAAACTTACCAAGCACGTCCCTTACAGGAGCTATACCATGAAAGCACAATCCGGTTTTACCCTTGTTGAACTGATCATTGTCATCGTGATCCTCGGCATCCTCAGTGCTGTCGCGCTACCACGGTTTATTGATTTCTCCGGCGATGCCGAAGAGGCCGCTTTATCCGCCAATGCAGCGGCGATCTCTTCAGCCATGTCAATCAACTATGCAGCTTGTACTCTAGATAAAACTGAGTGTGAAGATGTAGCTGACTGTACTCTTGCTGAAGTAAACAATGTACTGACGCAAGACCTGGATACCACAAAATATACTGGCGCCCTTAAAACCGGAGAAACAGCACCCGCGGCAAACGGTGACTCAGCTATTTGTACACTCAGTGCCACTGGTGTTACGGAAACTGCTGAGTTCACAGTGATACGCTGGCAGTAAAACTTAAATTGACCCATCCCATGGAATCTATGTTATGGAAAAACAACAGGGATTTACACTGATAGAGTTAATTATTGTGATCGTCATACTGGGTATACTCAGTGCGGTAGCTCTGCCTCGTTTTATGGATTTTTCAACTGAAGCAGAGAACGCGGCAATCATGGAATCGGCAGCCAGCATCAGCTCGGCCATGTCCATCAATTATGCTGCCTGTGCTCTGGATCAGCATGATGCAACCTCGTCACGTTGCATTCGAGTTGATCCAGACACTTACCAGAACGCATGTACTCTGGTAACCGCCAATAGTGTGCTGAGCAACACACTTGAGCTGGCAGAAGGATATATGATTGGCATAGATTCATCGCTGAGTTTTCCGCAGAACCGTCCTAATGGGACGACACTCGGGTGCAGTATCATTCGACCACATAAACCGCCCTACGGTGTAGTTGCGCAGTATAATGTCATTATTGCAGGCAAGAACTAGTCACACAGGATCAACCAGAATTCGCTGAAGTCTGGCCTTAAAGGTAGTGCCTCATATGCAGTTACAATTTGATGACAGAATCGCAAAGGAAACAGGCTTTTTATGCTTGCTTCCATCTCTGCGAAAACGCAGTTGCCGAGGCTTTACTCTGGTCGAGCTGATTCTGGTGCTGGTACTGCTGGGGGTTTTATCCGCGGTTGTGCTGCCTCGCTTTACCAGCAATGGCTATGCTGAATACGGTTACATGGAAGAACTGGCTTCAGCTTTGCGTTTTGCCCAGCAAAGTGCGGTGGCCGCGAACACACCCATCACGCTGACGTTGACCAGCAACCATTATCGTATCTGTCGTGATACGACCTGCCCATCCAGTGGCCCGTTTTTAAACAATCCAGGCAATAATCGCCCCTGGGATGGCAGCGCCTCTGGACGCGGCCTGGCACCTAGTGGCGTAACAGTGTCACCGGCCACGTCACTTACCTTTAACGGATTAGGCGTTCCTTCGCAGGGACTCAGCATTCAGATAGGGGATCGCAGTCTACAGCTTGAAGCGGAAACTGGCCATGTCCATTAGACAAGCGCAACGGGGCTTTACCCTGATTGAACTGATTATTACTATCGTCGTTCTCTCTGCCGGTTTGTCGGGCATGCTGCTGGTTTACACCAACACAGTATTGCGAAGTGCGGACCCACTGCTACAGCAGCAGGCACTCGCCATTGCAGAAGGCTATATGGAGGAAATACAAGGAAAAATCTGCCAACCCGGCAGGCAATCTAGTGGCAACCCGCCACGTGGGGCCTGGCAGTTTGCAGATGACTTTAACAGCCTTGAGCAGCCCCCCACCCAGATCGATGGCACGGCACTGAACCAACTGAGCGATTACCGTGTCAGGGTTAGTGTGACGGCAGCAGCGTTTGGCCCCGTCGGCCAGCAGATTAATGGTTGTAGTGCCAATGTGCTGGTCTCCAACCAACGCGTCAGCGATATTAATGTCAGCCTGACTAACTTTATGGCTCCCTGGCCGGATGAGGCTTTGCCATGAGCCAGCACCCGCAGCGTATTTCCGGCTTTACGTTGATCGAGCTGATTATTGTCATCGTCCTGTTGGGTGTGCTTGGCACGGTAACTATCGGCATCCTCCTGCAGCCTTTTCAGGCTTTTCAGGATCAATCACGCCGTGCCAGCCTGGTCGCGGAAGCCGATCAGGTGCTCACACGCATGACCCGTGAAATTCGTATGGCGCTGCCTAACAGTGTGCGTATCACCGAATCCAATGGCAACCAGTACCTGGAATTCATCCCTACCATCGGCGGGGGACGCTACCGGGCACTTGCTGATCTGAGTGATCCTGATAATCCAGTCGGCGATGTGTTGGATTTCACCACGATGGATAACAGTTTTGAAGTTCTCGGCGGTGTACTGGGTGAATTCAGTCCGGGTGATTATGTCGTGGTCTTTAATGCCAGCACGGATCAGAACTCCAGTGCTAACGCCTACCGTGGTGACAACCGCGCCGCACTGACTGCTGGCTCCAGTAATGATGCCTTACAGATCCAGCCTGCGGAATTTCCGTTTGCCTCATTGGAAGCCCAGCGCTTCGATATTGTTCCGCAAACAGGACCGGTCACTTACGC
This genomic interval carries:
- the pilM gene encoding pilus assembly protein PilM; translation: MLSWLNSLRNVKQTPDRAGLCISHDSISLVQANPASHTDAFSLTHSLQAATNSPEQALELLKNWVSELGLQHAGVILTLEQEAFELIQMDKPDVPDADLKAATHWKLQEYLEYPVTEAISDIFEVPEGRHGHSNQLFVAVARRSLLEKRIKLIRDAGLKPTYIDIAQLAMRNLIEGRLQTSDTVGIVHFHPNDSRLYICRNSQFYITRVINLGLNSLITDDEMQQLQLVDQFSLEVQRTMDYYDSHFGQSPVRQLHFVDRSGQLNWLPDAVTNMLGIKASRVDMPQNTNQQNLVQPDQAPLAWGGLIGRLNR
- a CDS encoding type II secretion system protein GspM: MKIWAGFSRQIEKRSLRERGIILVVAILIVLLLTDTLLTDPDRRQIQQQAQQLSRQQSELATLKVQEAELLQSLSADPNIALRERATHLEAEVLHAREALDQEFARFISPDQMNSALRALVGVTEGVSLLSLRSLPTEIVFSAPETDPDGTAEADTDTEQTSMPAEVASGVYRRGVELELTGNYHGLVRYLDMLSELPWVISWEQVQVLSDNYPDTLFRLRLYTLTLDEGWLRV
- a CDS encoding GspE/PulE family protein: MTDQTHTGTQPAAPRRQKIRLGDLLVEKKVITPAQLDKALAEQKKTGTRLGRMLITLGFINEQGLMDFLAEQLKIPYVDLRHFQLRPATVKLLPETLARRFRAIVLEEKPDGLLVGLSDPTDIFIQDEISRLLKRPVSTAIVRETDVLNAFDSMYRRTDEISSIAEELGEELAESDFDLAQLARGADITDAPVVRLLQSLFEDAIQVKASDIHIEPDENVLRLRQRIDGVLQEQIMKEKRIAPALVSRLKLMGGLNISEKRMPQDGRFNIRVKDRAIDVRLSTMPTIYGESVVMRLLDQSQGVVNLDHTGMPAELVTRFKRVIHKPHGMVLVTGPTGSGKTTTLYAALAELNRAERKIITIEDPVEYRMQRINQVQVNFKIGLTFAGVLRTALRQDPDVILIGEMRDQETAEIGLRAAMTGHLVLSTLHTNDAVSTANRLIDMGAAGYLVATSLQAVLAQRLIRKVCDNCSQPYEPDANEQAWLKSNPQLKFKGSGYIKGKGCMQCNNTGYKGRVGIFEFLEIDTQLADALRRSDTSEFHHLAHSRPDFKTLGQSALDLAAEGVSTLEEVIRVAGESVMLEPGGGE
- a CDS encoding type II secretion system F family protein, with the translated sequence MAVFQYRARRGQDRVTEGRLTADTAEAAASQLLTSGLIPLDIRLATTDSSESLSDQLNKLMPPRKITLDELILFSRQMYSITKAGVPLIQGLSRLSESMSNPRLGEILREISRDLEGGRDVAGSFGRHRKVFGTLYISLLQVGEMTGQMDRVFLTMHDYLSRDRDTANKIKSATRYPMFVIIAIAIAIGVLTTVVIPAFAQVFDSVKMDLPLPTIIILAVSGFATKWWLQILMAIGLGIVAFRYWSNTERGRYLWDRTKLQFPKVGNILLRATIARFVRAFGVALQSGVPITQALAGVAATTGNTYITEKILSMQSGIERGDSILRTAASAQIFTPVVLQMVAVGEETGQLDAMMLEVADFYDREVAYDIDNLSSIIEPILTVAVGIIVLILALGIFLPMWDLTQLAGR
- a CDS encoding prepilin-type N-terminal cleavage/methylation domain-containing protein, producing MNPVPATKNQTGFTLIELVIVILILGILSAFAIPKFISLQREARVAVIDGTTSALRSGANIVFAKSAAGGTHTAAAGCVGLESGDTANTTAGCTGDDIILTRWGYPRAQDSEITPLFDDFSPRFSFSGGGTGPGATVQIQLDGIPNCRIEYSAPDTAGGRPDISKNTDDC
- a CDS encoding prepilin-type N-terminal cleavage/methylation domain-containing protein, giving the protein MKAQSGFTLVELIIVIVILGILSAVALPRFIDFSGDAEEAALSANAAAISSAMSINYAACTLDKTECEDVADCTLAEVNNVLTQDLDTTKYTGALKTGETAPAANGDSAICTLSATGVTETAEFTVIRWQ
- a CDS encoding prepilin-type N-terminal cleavage/methylation domain-containing protein, with translation MEKQQGFTLIELIIVIVILGILSAVALPRFMDFSTEAENAAIMESAASISSAMSINYAACALDQHDATSSRCIRVDPDTYQNACTLVTANSVLSNTLELAEGYMIGIDSSLSFPQNRPNGTTLGCSIIRPHKPPYGVVAQYNVIIAGKN
- a CDS encoding GspH/FimT family protein — protein: MQLQFDDRIAKETGFLCLLPSLRKRSCRGFTLVELILVLVLLGVLSAVVLPRFTSNGYAEYGYMEELASALRFAQQSAVAANTPITLTLTSNHYRICRDTTCPSSGPFLNNPGNNRPWDGSASGRGLAPSGVTVSPATSLTFNGLGVPSQGLSIQIGDRSLQLEAETGHVH
- a CDS encoding prepilin-type N-terminal cleavage/methylation domain-containing protein encodes the protein MSIRQAQRGFTLIELIITIVVLSAGLSGMLLVYTNTVLRSADPLLQQQALAIAEGYMEEIQGKICQPGRQSSGNPPRGAWQFADDFNSLEQPPTQIDGTALNQLSDYRVRVSVTAAAFGPVGQQINGCSANVLVSNQRVSDINVSLTNFMAPWPDEALP
- a CDS encoding prepilin-type N-terminal cleavage/methylation domain-containing protein, which produces MSQHPQRISGFTLIELIIVIVLLGVLGTVTIGILLQPFQAFQDQSRRASLVAEADQVLTRMTREIRMALPNSVRITESNGNQYLEFIPTIGGGRYRALADLSDPDNPVGDVLDFTTMDNSFEVLGGVLGEFSPGDYVVVFNASTDQNSSANAYRGDNRAALTAGSSNDALQIQPAEFPFASLEAQRFDIVPQTGPVTYACLESQLQRYSGYGFQTSQPTGLTSGHLMASRIGQCEFNYLPGDHIRNGVVTLQLSITEDDETVEMLYQAQVMNTP